One Enterococcus silesiacus genomic window carries:
- a CDS encoding ABC transporter substrate-binding protein: MKKKSRWLLVLSIAVLMLIGCSTKNTNEAEKTESIVSTEKVESKETHVFVDSADREVVIPAKIKKIAPSGPLAQIVLYTNSPDLLVGLASPFSTEAKEFIDKKYQSLPEFGQFYGKNASLNMEALSAAEPDVIIDIGEVKKTVKEDMDNLQDQINIPTIFIEANLKSMPETYQKLGELLGNKKEAATLSKYCETVLKQAAQARSSLKESEQKTVYYASGNAGLNTNAAGSFHAQVLDEVGAKNAAVDVDIVSKGGGTVISMEQLIQWQPDYIIADSKDVYELINSDASWQELTAVKSGKVYQVPTAPYNFMGSPPSVNRMIGIEWLGQLIYPEHYQINIEEQIKEFYALFYHVEPTSEQVKTILTNAQ, from the coding sequence ATGAAAAAGAAATCTAGATGGCTTCTTGTATTAAGTATAGCAGTTCTAATGTTGATAGGCTGCTCAACGAAGAACACAAATGAAGCCGAAAAAACAGAGTCAATTGTGAGTACTGAAAAAGTAGAATCAAAAGAGACACACGTTTTTGTAGATTCTGCTGATCGAGAAGTCGTGATACCCGCAAAAATCAAAAAAATTGCACCATCAGGTCCACTAGCACAAATCGTACTGTATACAAATTCACCAGATTTATTAGTTGGTTTAGCTAGCCCGTTTTCAACTGAAGCAAAAGAATTCATTGATAAAAAATATCAATCATTACCAGAATTTGGTCAGTTTTATGGAAAAAATGCCAGTCTAAATATGGAAGCATTGAGTGCAGCCGAACCAGATGTGATCATTGATATCGGTGAAGTGAAAAAAACGGTCAAAGAAGATATGGACAACTTGCAAGATCAAATCAATATTCCAACAATTTTTATCGAAGCAAACCTAAAAAGTATGCCGGAAACTTATCAAAAGCTCGGTGAACTTCTAGGAAATAAAAAAGAAGCAGCAACACTCAGTAAGTATTGCGAAACTGTTTTAAAACAAGCAGCTCAAGCACGCTCGTCACTGAAAGAATCAGAGCAAAAAACGGTGTATTACGCTTCTGGAAATGCCGGATTGAATACCAATGCAGCAGGTTCATTTCATGCTCAGGTACTTGATGAAGTGGGTGCAAAAAATGCTGCTGTGGATGTAGATATTGTTTCAAAAGGTGGCGGGACAGTAATATCGATGGAACAACTGATTCAGTGGCAACCAGATTATATTATAGCTGATTCAAAAGATGTGTATGAATTGATCAATTCAGATGCATCCTGGCAAGAATTGACTGCTGTCAAATCAGGTAAGGTTTACCAGGTACCGACAGCCCCTTATAATTTTATGGGTTCGCCCCCATCTGTAAACCGAATGATAGGCATAGAATGGTTGGGACAATTGATTTATCCAGAGCATTACCAAATCAATATCGAAGAGCAGATCAAAGAATTTTATGCATTATTTTACCATGTCGAGCCAACTTCGGAACAAGTTAAAACAATCCTTACGAATGCACAGTAG
- a CDS encoding ABC transporter permease, with amino-acid sequence MSNVNQKKIVIWGSLLLFLVVLSLSFFLGKFSISVTDFFRAVGNKVIPLEQTWSSQVETILFKIRFPRIIMAVVIGGGISVAGATYQALFQNPMISQDILGASQGAAFGAAIGLFFSFTYEQVISLSFVFGLLAVAAVLLVSRFLRTDSVLNMVLIGMMIGSLFSSAVSFLKLVGDPTNTLPAITYWLMGSLASIKIQNVQFAAPLILVGMVPIFLLRWRLNIISLGEEEALSLGVNSRILRVILILAATLITASAVSVSGLIGWVGLVVPHFSRMLIGNDYRYSIPVTALLGGTFLLIVDDFSRMLATSEIPIGILTSFIGAPIFLLLIAKNNRSVRS; translated from the coding sequence CTGTCAAACGTCAATCAGAAAAAAATCGTTATTTGGGGATCACTACTACTTTTTTTAGTTGTGCTTAGCCTGTCGTTTTTTTTAGGAAAATTTTCAATCTCAGTAACTGATTTTTTTCGGGCAGTTGGAAATAAAGTCATTCCACTTGAGCAAACGTGGAGTAGTCAGGTTGAAACGATTTTGTTTAAGATTCGCTTTCCTAGAATTATCATGGCGGTAGTGATTGGCGGAGGGATTTCGGTAGCTGGTGCAACCTATCAAGCGTTATTTCAAAATCCAATGATTTCTCAGGATATTCTAGGAGCTTCACAAGGTGCAGCTTTTGGTGCAGCAATCGGGTTATTTTTTTCTTTCACCTATGAACAAGTCATTTCATTGTCTTTTGTTTTTGGCTTGCTAGCAGTGGCTGCAGTTCTTTTAGTGAGTAGATTTTTACGAACCGATTCTGTATTGAATATGGTTTTGATCGGTATGATGATCGGTTCGCTTTTCTCTTCAGCCGTTTCGTTTTTAAAGTTAGTCGGTGATCCGACCAATACATTACCGGCAATCACTTATTGGCTGATGGGGAGTCTTGCTTCAATCAAAATACAGAATGTTCAGTTTGCAGCACCATTGATCTTAGTAGGGATGGTTCCAATTTTTTTGTTACGTTGGCGTTTGAATATTATTTCTTTAGGTGAAGAGGAAGCGTTGAGCTTAGGCGTAAATAGTCGTATTTTAAGAGTGATTTTGATTCTAGCGGCAACCTTGATCACAGCAAGTGCGGTCTCTGTCAGTGGCTTGATTGGTTGGGTGGGACTAGTAGTACCTCATTTTTCTAGAATGTTGATTGGTAATGATTATCGTTACAGTATTCCTGTTACAGCGTTACTAGGCGGCACTTTTTTACTGATTGTAGATGATTTTTCCCGGATGCTAGCTACAAGTGAAATACCAATCGGGATATTGACATCGTTTATTGGCGCACCGATTTTTTTATTGCTGATCGCGAAAAATAATCGTTCGGTGAGATCATGA
- a CDS encoding xanthine dehydrogenase accessory factor: MKELFLRLKEAIEQKEDTVLVTVTASSGSTPRGAGARMLIAKTGRLEGTIGGGAVEFRAEEIAQEVLENKLSKSEKFVLAPNDVADLGMICGGNVALYFQYCSWLDPVISDICVEIRRHFESNQQCWLITELNGGKSNAIGFYSLETGLVGRVATELQEEPFNQGVSIVTVNSQVYLIESLLQRGKVFVFGAGHVAQALVPILKTLDFYCVVLDDREQLLTEAVFPEADQRMVIDLGNIEASIQITEVDYAIVMTRGHQFDFELSKQLLKTKAHYIGVMGSRRKIAVQISRLKESGFSMKEIERLNMPIGLKIKAETPAELAISVAGELIEKRAESAK, from the coding sequence ATGAAAGAACTTTTTCTGCGATTAAAGGAAGCAATCGAGCAAAAGGAAGATACAGTTTTAGTGACCGTCACTGCAAGTTCGGGTTCGACGCCAAGAGGTGCGGGTGCGCGGATGTTAATTGCTAAGACAGGTCGCTTGGAAGGAACGATTGGTGGGGGGGCAGTCGAATTTCGAGCAGAGGAAATTGCGCAAGAGGTATTGGAAAATAAGCTCTCAAAGAGTGAAAAATTCGTTTTAGCGCCAAATGATGTGGCAGATTTGGGCATGATTTGCGGAGGAAATGTTGCGCTTTATTTTCAATACTGTTCTTGGCTAGATCCAGTTATTTCTGATATTTGTGTAGAAATTAGACGGCATTTTGAAAGTAATCAGCAATGTTGGCTGATCACTGAACTAAATGGAGGAAAATCTAACGCCATTGGTTTCTATAGTTTAGAGACAGGTTTAGTAGGACGAGTAGCAACTGAGCTGCAAGAAGAACCTTTCAATCAAGGGGTCTCAATAGTAACAGTCAATAGCCAAGTTTATTTGATCGAATCTTTACTGCAAAGGGGGAAAGTTTTTGTCTTTGGGGCAGGTCATGTTGCACAAGCGTTAGTTCCAATTTTAAAAACATTGGACTTTTATTGTGTTGTTCTAGACGATCGTGAACAACTTTTAACAGAAGCTGTTTTTCCAGAGGCCGATCAGCGAATGGTTATAGATTTGGGAAATATTGAAGCGTCGATTCAAATAACAGAAGTAGATTATGCGATTGTAATGACGCGCGGACATCAATTTGATTTTGAACTGTCAAAACAATTATTGAAAACAAAAGCACACTATATCGGTGTGATGGGGAGTAGAAGAAAGATTGCGGTCCAAATTAGCCGACTAAAAGAAAGCGGCTTTTCAATGAAGGAAATCGAGCGTTTAAACATGCCAATCGGGTTAAAAATAAAAGCAGAAACTCCAGCTGAACTCGCTATTAGTGTTGCAGGAGAATTAATTGAAAAACGAGCAGAATCCGCAAAGTAA
- a CDS encoding LysR family transcriptional regulator, giving the protein MEEQKAFDYTLNLKLRTSRIFFGPGVVELLQRISQTGSLNTAAKQMKMSYNKAWRMIKKAEEELGYPLIDKSVGGSNGGGSTVTIHGKRLTAKFLLFQKKTYQITNQYFAEIFCDELNPETKEMEERG; this is encoded by the coding sequence ATGGAGGAACAAAAAGCTTTTGATTATACACTTAATTTAAAATTACGAACGAGTCGAATTTTTTTTGGACCTGGTGTGGTCGAACTGCTCCAGCGAATTTCCCAAACGGGTTCGCTGAATACAGCAGCTAAACAAATGAAAATGTCGTATAACAAAGCTTGGCGAATGATCAAAAAAGCCGAAGAGGAGCTAGGGTATCCTTTGATCGATAAAAGTGTCGGCGGCAGTAATGGAGGAGGCTCAACCGTAACGATTCATGGGAAACGTTTAACCGCAAAATTTCTGCTTTTTCAAAAAAAGACTTATCAAATCACGAATCAATATTTTGCGGAAATTTTTTGTGATGAGCTGAATCCAGAAACAAAGGAGATGGAGGAAAGAGGATGA
- a CDS encoding uracil permease, translated as MSEKEEKALFEYDAKLSIKEALPMGLQHVVAAVVGIVTPGIMIAKVCNLSSSDTTIMIQTSLIFSAVATFIQLFPIFGKVGSRLPVMMGASFAYVPILMAIGGDFGIAAIFGAQLVGSILVIIVGLSIKKIRILFPPLVTGTVILSIGLSLFPVAIKYMAGGAGSSDFGSAQNWLVALLTFGVVFYFNYFSKGFLKLSSILNGMIIGYIVSLVLGMVNFTPVKEASVFQVITPFYFGLDFQIVPILTLVVMFIVDAVQAIGQFTATTVGAMDREPTDKELSGGIMGSGLTNFIGSFFGSVPVATFGQNVGLVTVTRVINKYVMVFASVILLIAGFVPKVASILTTIPYAVIGGATVSVFASISMTGVRMISTQELTPRNTGVVGIALAFGIGVTLSVGCLSGFPPWVTTIFGNSEVILTTIVAVILNVVLKEEKQLAIE; from the coding sequence ATGAGTGAAAAAGAAGAAAAGGCATTGTTTGAGTATGATGCCAAGTTATCGATCAAAGAAGCCCTTCCAATGGGCTTACAGCACGTAGTAGCAGCAGTGGTAGGAATCGTTACACCAGGAATCATGATTGCGAAAGTTTGTAATCTAAGCTCAAGTGACACGACGATCATGATTCAAACGTCACTGATTTTTTCTGCCGTAGCAACGTTTATTCAACTTTTTCCGATTTTTGGTAAAGTCGGGTCAAGGTTACCAGTCATGATGGGTGCAAGTTTTGCCTATGTCCCGATTTTAATGGCAATTGGGGGAGATTTTGGAATCGCAGCGATTTTTGGGGCTCAGTTAGTCGGGAGTATTTTAGTGATTATTGTCGGGTTATCAATAAAAAAAATCCGTATCTTATTTCCGCCACTTGTTACGGGAACAGTCATCTTGAGTATTGGCTTATCACTGTTTCCTGTGGCAATTAAATACATGGCAGGAGGAGCTGGAAGTTCAGATTTTGGTTCAGCACAGAACTGGTTAGTAGCGTTGTTGACTTTTGGCGTGGTATTTTATTTTAATTATTTTTCAAAAGGCTTTCTTAAATTGTCGTCTATTCTAAATGGGATGATCATTGGTTATATCGTTTCTTTAGTTTTAGGAATGGTCAATTTTACTCCAGTCAAAGAGGCATCCGTATTTCAGGTGATCACGCCGTTTTATTTTGGTTTGGATTTTCAAATTGTTCCGATTTTGACCTTAGTAGTGATGTTTATTGTTGATGCGGTTCAAGCAATTGGTCAATTTACTGCAACAACTGTCGGTGCGATGGATCGGGAACCAACAGATAAAGAACTTTCTGGGGGAATCATGGGAAGCGGACTAACTAATTTTATTGGTAGCTTTTTCGGTTCAGTACCAGTTGCTACTTTTGGTCAAAATGTAGGACTCGTTACCGTAACTAGGGTAATCAATAAATATGTTATGGTTTTCGCCTCAGTTATTTTACTAATCGCAGGTTTTGTTCCAAAAGTTGCCTCGATTTTGACAACAATCCCATATGCAGTAATCGGTGGTGCAACAGTTTCGGTGTTTGCCTCGATTTCGATGACTGGGGTCCGGATGATATCAACACAAGAATTAACGCCTAGAAATACTGGTGTTGTAGGAATTGCTTTGGCTTTTGGTATCGGCGTGACATTGTCGGTAGGCTGTTTGAGTGGCTTTCCACCTTGGGTAACAACCATTTTTGGAAATTCAGAAGTCATTTTGACGACGATTGTTGCAGTTATTTTGAATGTGGTACTTAAAGAAGAAAAACAACTGGCAATCGAATAA